One stretch of Mus pahari chromosome 5, PAHARI_EIJ_v1.1, whole genome shotgun sequence DNA includes these proteins:
- the LOC110321930 gene encoding igE-binding protein-like encodes MAEAVFLIVRQSKLRHYLFRAGNSLILNDEEMTPCSPQAQGVQVFINIRRIIAYDSAGQLVPKTPGKTPHHRWHRGDPPLAERIQNCRTKVEGAVEALITALTALILFLLVKLVKSCLEDEKCHPTVVAGQGALEELQDSMSETERGERLEASRRGATKKRGPSKDLGSEEARDKGKDALGEKRGKEEKNPKKKSLYPVKELEALGLDSSETDELSPSEEEDLEDEAARYEEERYHPDSLSKXQKKAGGGNHAVSRPVGPSXPPPYMERFYSGSFLTRDEQKKIRQAFPVFEAAEGGRVHAPVEYIQIKELAESVRNYGVSANFTISQVERLAALAMTPGDWQTTVKAALPNMGQYMEWKALWYDSSQAQAKVNAIAEGDQRNWTLDLLTGQGQYANNQTNYNWGAYAQISTATIKAWKALSRKGESGGHLTKIIQDPQEPFLDFVARMTEAAGRIFGDPEQAMPLVEQLVYEQATQECRAAITPRKSKGLQDWLRICRKLGGPLTNAGFAAAILQGKKRSGTGDHKVCCNCGKPGHLKRECQALTKRRAPGLCTKCGKGYHWASECRSVRDIRGRLIQPGFPQAEGDENIPKNGYPGPKSQGPKNIWDSSLQQTDTM; translated from the exons ACGATAGTGCGGGACAACTGGTGCCGAAAACCCCAGGAAAAACGCCTCACCATCGCTGGCACCGAGGAGACCCTCCACTCGCGgagaggattcagaactgcaggaCAAAG GTAGAAGGCGCAGTGGAAGCCCTCATTACTGCCTTGACAGcgctcattctttttcttttggttaaattGGTGAAATCGTGCCTAGAAGATGAGAAATGCCACCCAACGGTAGTAGCAGGACAGGGGGCATTAGAGGAGTTACAGGacagcatgtcagaaacagagcgAGGTGAAAGATTAGAAGCTTCAAGGAGAGGTGCAACTAAGAAAAGAGGCCCTTCCAAGGACCTTGGATCCGAGGAAGCGAGAGATAAGGGAAAAGACGCCCTGGGAGAGAAAcggggaaaggaggagaaaaacccGAAAAAGAAAAGCCTTTATCCAGTAAAGGAGTTAGAGGCTTTAGGGCTTGATAGTTCAGAAACAGACGAGCTTAGCCCCTCTGAGGAAGAGGATTTAGAAGATGAGGCAGCTCGCTATGAAGAAGAAAGATACCACCCAGATAGCTTGAGTAAAAANCAGAAGAAAGCGGGAGGTGGAAACCATGCAGTTTCCCGGCCTGTAGGCCCCAGCNCCCCTCCACCTTATATGGAAAGATTTTACTCAGGATCCTTCCTTACTAGAGATGAGCAGAAAAAGATACGACAGGCATTTCCGGTGTTTGAGGCTGCCGAAGGAGGCCGTGTCCACGCACCGGTAGAATATATTCAAATTAAGGAACTTGCCGAGTCGGTCCGTAATTATGGAGTTAGTGCTAATTTTACTATTTCTCAAGTCGAAAGGCTTGCCGCTCTGGCCATGACTCCAGGAGACTGGCAGACAACAGTGAAGGCTGCNCTCCCTAATATGGGGCAATATATGGAATGGAAAGCCTTGTGGTATGACTCCTCTCAGGCGCAGGCCAAAGTCAATGCCATTGCTGAAGGCGATCAGAGAAACTGGACACTTGATCTGCTAACAGGACAAGGGCAATATGCCAATAATCAAACAAATTACAACTGGGGAGCATACGCTCAAATCTCCACTGCCACCATTAAAGCATGGAAGGCACTTTCTAGGAAGGGAGAGTCTGGGGGACACTTAACAAAAATTATACAAGACCCCCAGGAGCCATTCTTAGACTTCGTGGCTAGGATgacagaggcagcaggcaggatCTTTGGAGACCCTGAACAAGCAATGCCTTTAGTGGAACAACTGGTCTATGAGCAAGCCACACAGGAATGCAGAGCAGCTATTACACCTAGAAAGAGCAAAGGGTTACAGGATTGGCTGAGAATTTGCAGAAAACTTGGAGGCCCGCTTACTAATGCTGGCTTCGCGGCTGCTATCCTACAGGGCAAAAAGCGCTCAGGTACAGGTGATCACAAGGTCTGCTGTAACTGTGGCAAACCAGGACATTTAAAAAGGGAGTGCCAGGCCCTCACAAAGAGGAGAGCACCAGGACTGTGTACTAAGTGTGGGAAAGGCTATCATTGGGCCAGCGAGTGTCGCTCAGTTAGAGATATCAGAGGCAGGCTTATTCAGCCCGGATTTCCCCAGGCAGAAGGAGATGAAAACATTCCAAAAAATGGGTATCCGGGCCCCAAGTCTCAGGGCCCCAAAAATATATGGGACTCCAGCTTACAACAAACGGACACCATG